A genomic stretch from Flavobacterium sp. KS-LB2 includes:
- a CDS encoding fumarate reductase/succinate dehydrogenase flavoprotein subunit — protein MALDSKIPNGPIADKWTNYKDHINLVNPANKRNIDIIVVGTGLAGSSAAATLAELGYNVKTFCFQDSPRRAHSIAAQGGINAAKNYQGDGDSTFRLFYDTVKGGDYRSREANVHRLAEVSVNIIDQCVMQGVPLAREYGGLLDNRSFGGTLVARTFYAKGQTGQQLLLGAYSAMNRQIGRGKIKSYTRHEMQDLVVVDGKARGIIARDLVTGEIERHSAHAVVIASGGYGNVFFLSTYAMGSNATAAWKIHKKGAFFANPCYTQIHPTCIPVSGDHQSKLTLMSESLRNDGRIWVPAKLEDAKAIREGKKKPTDLSEAERDYYLERRYPAFGNLVPRDIASRAAKERCDAGFGVNKTGEAVYLDFAAAIERYGKEQAYVKGLDANDTALVTKLGAATVANKYGNLFQMYEKIVDEDPYTTPMMIYPAVHYTMGGTWVDYNLQTTIPGCFSIGESNFSDHGANRLGASALMQGLADGYFVLPYTIGDYLAPDIKTGKISTDLPEFVEAEKNVKARIEQFINNKGTHSVDYFHKKLGKIMWNKVGMARNAKGLTEAIEEIAALREEFYKDVKVPGDAYSFNQELDKAGRVADFLELGELFAKDALHRNESCGGHFREEYQSEDGEAQRDDENFAYVAAWEYMGKPSEAVLHKEPLVYDNVKLVTRSYK, from the coding sequence ATGGCATTAGATTCAAAAATTCCAAATGGTCCAATAGCGGACAAATGGACAAATTATAAAGATCATATTAATTTAGTAAACCCAGCTAACAAACGTAATATTGATATTATTGTTGTTGGAACTGGACTTGCAGGAAGCTCTGCTGCTGCAACATTAGCTGAATTAGGATATAACGTAAAAACTTTTTGCTTTCAAGATTCTCCTCGTCGTGCGCACTCTATTGCTGCACAAGGAGGGATTAATGCTGCAAAAAACTATCAAGGAGATGGGGATTCTACCTTCCGTTTGTTTTACGATACAGTAAAAGGGGGTGATTACCGTTCTAGAGAAGCTAATGTTCACAGATTAGCTGAAGTGTCAGTAAATATTATTGACCAATGTGTTATGCAAGGTGTTCCATTGGCACGCGAATACGGTGGACTTCTGGACAACCGTTCTTTTGGAGGAACTCTAGTTGCGAGAACATTTTATGCTAAAGGGCAAACAGGACAGCAATTATTACTAGGTGCTTATTCCGCAATGAACCGCCAGATAGGTCGTGGAAAGATAAAATCCTACACGCGTCACGAAATGCAAGATTTAGTAGTTGTAGATGGTAAAGCAAGAGGAATTATTGCACGTGATTTAGTTACAGGTGAAATAGAAAGACATTCTGCTCACGCGGTTGTTATTGCTTCTGGAGGTTACGGAAATGTATTTTTCCTATCGACTTACGCCATGGGAAGTAACGCAACTGCTGCTTGGAAAATACATAAAAAAGGAGCGTTTTTCGCCAATCCTTGTTACACACAAATTCACCCTACTTGTATTCCTGTTTCAGGAGACCACCAGTCTAAATTGACATTGATGTCAGAGTCGTTGCGTAATGACGGACGTATTTGGGTTCCTGCAAAATTAGAAGATGCAAAGGCGATTCGTGAAGGGAAAAAGAAACCAACGGATTTGTCTGAAGCTGAAAGAGATTATTATTTAGAAAGAAGATATCCAGCTTTTGGTAATTTAGTGCCTAGGGATATTGCTTCTCGTGCTGCTAAAGAAAGATGTGATGCTGGGTTTGGAGTTAACAAAACTGGTGAAGCAGTTTACTTAGACTTTGCTGCAGCTATTGAGCGTTACGGAAAAGAGCAAGCTTATGTAAAAGGTTTAGATGCAAATGACACTGCATTAGTAACTAAATTAGGTGCTGCCACTGTTGCTAACAAATACGGAAATTTATTCCAAATGTATGAGAAAATCGTTGATGAAGATCCGTACACTACCCCAATGATGATTTATCCTGCGGTACACTATACAATGGGTGGAACTTGGGTTGATTATAACTTACAAACTACTATTCCTGGATGTTTCTCTATTGGAGAATCTAATTTTTCTGATCACGGAGCAAATAGACTAGGGGCTTCTGCATTAATGCAAGGTCTAGCAGATGGTTACTTTGTATTGCCATACACAATAGGTGATTATTTAGCACCAGACATTAAAACTGGAAAAATTTCTACTGATTTACCAGAATTCGTGGAAGCTGAGAAAAATGTAAAAGCACGAATCGAGCAATTTATAAATAATAAAGGAACACATTCTGTAGATTATTTCCACAAGAAATTAGGAAAAATCATGTGGAACAAAGTAGGAATGGCTCGTAATGCTAAAGGATTAACGGAAGCAATCGAAGAAATTGCCGCGTTAAGAGAAGAGTTTTACAAAGATGTAAAAGTTCCTGGTGATGCATACAGTTTCAATCAAGAATTGGACAAAGCAGGACGTGTTGCTGATTTCTTAGAATTAGGTGAGTTGTTTGCTAAAGATGCTTTACACCGTAATGAATCTTGTGGAGGACATTTCCGTGAGGAGTACCAATCTGAGGATGGTGAGGCGCAACGTGATGATGAGAATTTTGCTTATGTTGCGGCATGGGAATACATGGGTAAACCAAGCGAGGCTGTCCTTCATAAGGAACCATTGGTATATGACAATGTTAAATTAGTAACTCGTAGTTATAAATAG
- a CDS encoding succinate dehydrogenase/fumarate reductase iron-sulfur subunit, with protein sequence MKLTLKIWRQANAKAEGKIVEYPLDGIEEDMSFLEMLDVLNEGLINKGDLPVSFDHDCREGICGSCSLYINGEAHGPDRGVPTCQLHMRMFKDGDTIYIEPFRAKAFPVIKDLVVDRSAFDRIQHAGGFVSINTSGKPTDANAIPIPKHDADRAFDAATCIGCGACVASCKNSSAMLFVSAKVSQYALLPQGKVEAADRVLNMVAQMDAEGFGNCTNTGACEVECPKGISLENIARMNREYLSASLKG encoded by the coding sequence ATGAAACTTACATTAAAAATATGGCGTCAAGCCAACGCCAAAGCAGAAGGTAAAATCGTTGAATATCCTCTAGATGGAATTGAAGAGGATATGTCTTTTCTTGAAATGTTAGACGTTCTAAACGAAGGTTTAATAAATAAAGGAGATTTGCCAGTATCTTTTGATCATGATTGTCGCGAAGGAATTTGCGGTTCATGTTCATTATATATCAACGGAGAGGCTCATGGACCAGATAGAGGAGTTCCTACTTGTCAATTACACATGAGAATGTTCAAAGATGGTGATACAATTTATATTGAGCCATTTAGAGCTAAAGCGTTTCCAGTGATCAAGGATTTAGTTGTAGACAGAAGCGCTTTTGATAGAATTCAGCATGCTGGAGGATTTGTATCTATAAACACTTCAGGAAAACCAACTGATGCTAACGCAATTCCTATTCCTAAACATGATGCCGATAGAGCGTTTGACGCAGCTACTTGTATTGGTTGTGGTGCTTGTGTAGCGTCTTGTAAAAACTCTTCTGCTATGTTATTTGTATCGGCAAAAGTATCTCAATATGCTTTGTTGCCACAAGGTAAAGTAGAAGCAGCAGATCGTGTATTGAACATGGTAGCACAAATGGACGCTGAAGGTTTTGGTAACTGTACAAATACTGGAGCTTGTGAGGTAGAGTGTCCAAAAGGAATTTCTTTGGAAAACATTGCTCGCATGAACAGAGAATATTTATCAGCAAGTTTGAAAGGATAA
- a CDS encoding nitrilase family protein, with amino-acid sequence MQVILIQAPLIWENPKSNRNYFQARINEIRTEVDLIVLPEMFTSGFTMCPENVAESMQGETITWLKVLAKARNFAITGSLVIAENGNFYNRLVFVFPSGEIQFYDKRHLFTLAGEDKVYTSGDQKIVIEYLGWKICPLICYDLRFPAFSRNSENYDLLIYVASWPKIRTNAWDALLKARAIENMSYAIGVNRIGTDSNSYEYIGHSQAVDFLGNYVVEPEESEGSFLVVLDKEKMLETRQKLGFLNDRDSFEIK; translated from the coding sequence ATGCAAGTCATCCTGATCCAAGCTCCTTTAATTTGGGAAAACCCAAAGTCAAATCGCAATTATTTCCAAGCTAGAATTAATGAAATTAGAACTGAAGTTGATTTGATTGTTTTGCCGGAAATGTTTACAAGTGGTTTTACAATGTGCCCTGAGAATGTCGCTGAATCAATGCAAGGCGAAACAATAACTTGGCTTAAAGTATTGGCTAAAGCCAGAAATTTTGCCATTACAGGAAGTTTAGTTATAGCGGAAAATGGAAATTTTTACAATCGATTGGTATTTGTATTTCCTTCTGGAGAAATACAGTTTTATGATAAAAGGCATTTATTTACTTTGGCAGGCGAAGATAAAGTGTACACCAGTGGTGACCAAAAAATAGTAATCGAATATTTGGGTTGGAAAATTTGTCCTCTGATTTGTTATGATTTACGATTTCCTGCTTTTTCAAGAAATTCAGAAAATTATGACTTGTTGATTTATGTGGCAAGTTGGCCAAAAATCAGAACCAATGCTTGGGATGCTTTGTTGAAAGCTCGTGCTATAGAAAATATGAGTTATGCAATTGGTGTCAATAGAATTGGAACTGATTCGAATAGTTACGAATACATAGGCCATTCACAAGCAGTCGATTTTCTTGGGAATTATGTGGTAGAGCCGGAAGAATCTGAAGGTTCTTTTTTAGTTGTATTAGACAAAGAAAAAATGCTGGAAACTAGACAAAAACTAGGTTTCTTGAACGATAGAGATTCTTTTGAAATAAAATAA
- a CDS encoding Ig-like domain-containing protein — translation MLKNNLRYAFLLLLFIVVGCAKRGSITGGLKDTIAPVLKVSFPENFSKNFKGNEIKLVFDENIKLKNLSKQLIISPPMKYEPSILPTTPSKTITIKIKDTLQANTTYSFNFGQSIADNNEGNPYNQFKYVFSTGDYIDSLSLGGIVKSAYDKEVESFVSVMLYDVNDTFNDSIVYNENPRYVTNTLDSLKSFRFENLKAGKYLLVAMKDYNSNNKYNPKTDKIGFSKEFITIPNDTIYELELFKETLPFKTFKPTQASGNRLFLGYEGIVNSATTRPKLILKNNNEVLSNIITKFPKKDSLQIWYKPIKADSLTLAVAKDKYDANFTFKIKDQKKDTLSISALQTGNLKFRERFTLESSTPLISIENSKINLINNEKKAVPFTTEYDEFNQKLFFDFKKEPSENYTFEILPGALTDFFEKSNDSLIYKLNTGSTSDYGNLTVALENVKQFPVIIELTNLKGDILATEYTDKNTQIEFNLIEPSVYTLRAIYDINKNKEWDPGNYLEKRQAEEVIYFSKEIEIRANWDWNQIFDLSIPYTPEPKKKTEKKKN, via the coding sequence ATGTTGAAAAACAATTTAAGATATGCCTTCCTATTGTTGCTTTTTATTGTTGTTGGCTGCGCCAAACGAGGCTCAATAACCGGTGGTTTAAAAGACACGATAGCTCCCGTTTTAAAAGTAAGTTTCCCGGAAAATTTTAGCAAAAACTTCAAAGGAAACGAGATTAAATTAGTCTTTGACGAAAATATCAAACTCAAAAACCTCAGCAAGCAATTGATCATTTCACCGCCAATGAAATACGAACCATCAATTTTACCAACTACTCCAAGCAAAACAATTACCATAAAGATCAAAGATACCTTACAAGCAAACACCACTTACAGCTTTAATTTTGGTCAAAGTATCGCTGACAATAATGAAGGAAACCCATATAATCAATTCAAATATGTATTTTCCACCGGCGATTACATTGATTCCTTAAGCCTTGGTGGAATTGTAAAAAGTGCTTACGATAAAGAAGTTGAATCATTCGTTTCGGTTATGCTGTATGACGTGAATGACACCTTTAACGATTCAATTGTCTATAATGAGAATCCAAGATATGTGACTAACACGCTAGATAGCCTAAAGTCTTTTCGTTTCGAGAATTTGAAAGCAGGAAAATACCTTCTTGTAGCAATGAAAGATTACAATAGCAACAACAAATACAATCCAAAAACCGATAAAATTGGATTCAGTAAAGAATTCATTACTATTCCAAACGATACCATCTACGAGTTAGAATTATTCAAGGAAACACTCCCTTTTAAAACTTTCAAACCAACTCAAGCTTCTGGAAACCGATTATTCTTAGGATACGAAGGCATCGTAAATTCTGCAACTACCCGACCAAAATTAATATTAAAAAACAACAACGAAGTCCTGTCTAATATCATTACAAAATTTCCTAAAAAGGATTCTCTTCAAATATGGTATAAACCCATCAAGGCAGATTCGCTAACTTTGGCTGTAGCCAAAGACAAATACGACGCCAATTTTACCTTTAAAATAAAAGATCAAAAAAAGGATACCTTAAGCATCTCTGCCTTACAAACTGGCAACTTAAAATTCCGTGAGCGTTTTACATTAGAAAGCTCAACCCCATTAATTAGTATTGAGAATTCTAAAATAAATCTGATCAACAATGAAAAAAAGGCAGTGCCTTTTACCACTGAATACGACGAATTTAATCAGAAATTGTTTTTTGACTTTAAAAAGGAACCCTCAGAAAATTACACTTTTGAAATTTTGCCAGGAGCATTAACTGACTTCTTCGAAAAATCGAATGACAGCTTGATCTACAAATTAAACACGGGAAGCACATCAGATTACGGAAATCTTACCGTGGCATTAGAAAACGTAAAACAATTTCCGGTTATTATTGAATTAACCAATTTGAAAGGTGATATTTTAGCTACTGAATACACCGATAAAAATACCCAAATAGAATTTAATTTAATTGAACCCTCAGTTTATACTTTACGGGCTATTTATGACATCAATAAAAACAAGGAATGGGATCCCGGAAATTATTTAGAAAAACGACAAGCTGAAGAAGTAATTTACTTTTCTAAAGAAATTGAAATTAGAGCCAATTGGGATTGGAACCAAATTTTTGATTTGAGCATCCCGTACACTCCCGAACCTAAAAAGAAAACTGAAAAGAAGAAAAACTAG
- the mce gene encoding methylmalonyl-CoA epimerase codes for MRKIEHIGIAVKDLEVSNLVFEKLFGAPAYKFEDVETEGVTTSFFMNGPNKIELLAATNPESPIAKFIEKKGEGIHHIAFDVEDIVSEIARLKNEGFVVLNEIPKNGADNKLVAFLHPKSTNGVLIELCQEIK; via the coding sequence ATGAGAAAGATAGAACATATAGGAATTGCAGTTAAAGACTTAGAAGTGTCAAATTTAGTTTTCGAAAAACTCTTTGGCGCTCCAGCATATAAATTTGAAGATGTAGAAACCGAAGGGGTTACAACTTCTTTTTTTATGAATGGACCTAATAAAATTGAGCTTCTTGCCGCAACAAATCCAGAAAGTCCGATTGCTAAGTTTATCGAAAAGAAGGGAGAAGGGATTCATCATATTGCTTTTGATGTTGAGGATATTGTTTCAGAAATTGCACGTCTAAAGAATGAGGGATTTGTGGTCTTAAATGAAATTCCTAAAAATGGAGCTGATAATAAGTTAGTTGCGTTTTTACATCCCAAAAGCACTAATGGTGTTTTGATTGAATTGTGTCAGGAAATAAAATAA
- a CDS encoding riboflavin synthase, protein MFTGIIETLGVIQEIKKENSNVHITMNASITSELQIDQSVAHNGICLTVVSINDTFYTVTAIDETIRKTNLADWKVGDSVNLERAMKLGDRLDGHIVQGHVDQTGTCITAEQTDGSWLYTFEYDEKLNNITIEKGSITVNGVSLTVVNSKKNQFSVAIIPYTHEHTNFNSFKVGTRINLEFDVIGKYVSRLYSNK, encoded by the coding sequence ATGTTTACAGGAATTATAGAAACCCTTGGTGTCATCCAAGAAATAAAAAAAGAGAACAGCAATGTTCACATAACGATGAATGCATCGATTACTAGTGAGCTACAAATTGACCAAAGTGTTGCTCATAACGGTATTTGCCTGACAGTTGTTTCAATCAACGATACTTTTTATACGGTGACCGCTATTGATGAAACGATACGAAAAACAAATTTAGCCGATTGGAAAGTTGGAGACAGCGTTAACTTAGAAAGAGCAATGAAGCTAGGCGATAGACTTGACGGACATATTGTACAAGGACATGTAGACCAAACAGGAACTTGCATCACTGCAGAACAAACCGATGGAAGCTGGCTCTACACCTTTGAATACGATGAGAAACTAAACAATATCACTATTGAAAAAGGTTCAATTACAGTAAATGGAGTAAGTTTAACAGTAGTGAATTCTAAGAAAAATCAATTTAGTGTAGCCATTATTCCTTACACACACGAACACACTAATTTTAATTCTTTTAAAGTTGGCACAAGGATCAACCTTGAATTTGATGTGATTGGCAAATATGTTTCCCGACTTTACTCAAATAAATAA
- the pdxA gene encoding 4-hydroxythreonine-4-phosphate dehydrogenase PdxA, which yields MMKKAENIIVGISIGDLNGIGSEVVLKTFEDSRMLELCTPVIFANVKLLSFVKKSFQSASLLHGIDKLDQIVPGKINVLNVWREGIDLNLGVNDPKAGEYAIKSFVAATKALKDGLVDVLVTAPINKYNIQSEDFKFPGHTDYLDQELEGNALMLMVQDNLRVGLLTDHIPLNEVASHLTEELIKRKIETVKQSLIQDFSINKPKIAVLGLNPHCGDGGVIGTEDDLIIKPALKKIFDKGTLVFGPFAADGFFGSNQYEKYDAIIAAYHDQGLIPFKTLSFGNGVNYTAGLNKIRTSPDHGTAYDIAGKGVADFNSFKEAVYLAIDIYHSRSQYVEISMRPLKTKEKQL from the coding sequence ATGATGAAAAAAGCAGAAAATATAATCGTTGGGATTTCTATAGGAGATTTAAACGGTATTGGAAGCGAAGTTGTTTTAAAAACATTCGAGGATTCACGTATGTTAGAGTTGTGTACTCCAGTGATTTTTGCTAATGTTAAGTTGTTGTCTTTTGTAAAGAAAAGCTTTCAATCTGCTTCTTTATTGCATGGAATTGACAAACTGGATCAAATTGTACCAGGTAAGATTAATGTTTTAAATGTTTGGAGAGAAGGAATCGATTTAAATCTTGGTGTAAATGATCCCAAGGCAGGCGAATATGCTATAAAATCATTTGTGGCGGCTACCAAAGCTTTAAAAGACGGTCTAGTAGATGTATTGGTCACAGCGCCTATAAATAAGTATAATATCCAGTCGGAAGATTTTAAATTTCCAGGACATACAGATTATTTAGATCAAGAGCTTGAGGGGAATGCGCTTATGTTGATGGTACAGGATAATTTAAGAGTCGGGCTCTTGACGGATCATATTCCGTTGAATGAAGTTGCTTCTCATCTTACCGAAGAATTAATTAAAAGAAAAATCGAAACGGTTAAACAGTCATTGATACAAGATTTTAGTATTAATAAGCCTAAAATAGCAGTTTTGGGTTTGAATCCACATTGTGGTGACGGAGGTGTTATTGGTACTGAAGATGATTTGATTATAAAACCAGCATTGAAAAAAATATTTGACAAAGGAACATTGGTTTTTGGTCCGTTTGCTGCCGATGGTTTTTTTGGAAGCAATCAATATGAGAAATACGACGCTATTATTGCGGCCTATCACGATCAGGGATTGATTCCTTTTAAGACTTTGTCTTTTGGTAATGGGGTGAATTATACAGCGGGTTTGAATAAAATAAGAACATCGCCAGATCACGGTACTGCTTATGATATAGCGGGAAAAGGAGTGGCTGATTTTAATTCATTTAAAGAGGCTGTTTACTTAGCGATTGATATTTATCATTCGAGAAGTCAATACGTCGAAATTAGTATGAGGCCATTGAAAACAAAAGAAAAACAGTTGTGA
- a CDS encoding YceD family protein codes for MKKTKEFLIPFIGLKLGKHHFEYQINNSFFEIFDYNEYQDSNIKVNVVLEKKSTLLEFSFKHKGVVNVPCDLTSEDFDLPVKGKMKLIVRFGEEYNNDNEELLILPHGEFEVDIAQYIYEMIVLSVPLRRVHPGVKDGSLKTEALTKLNELIVKEEKKENKQEENIDPRWDKLKQLLTDK; via the coding sequence ATGAAGAAGACAAAAGAATTTTTAATACCTTTTATAGGATTAAAGCTAGGAAAACATCATTTTGAGTATCAAATAAATAATTCGTTCTTTGAAATCTTTGATTATAATGAATATCAAGATTCAAATATCAAAGTAAATGTAGTTTTAGAGAAAAAAAGTACGCTGTTGGAGTTCAGTTTTAAGCATAAGGGAGTTGTAAATGTGCCTTGTGATTTGACAAGCGAAGATTTTGACTTGCCGGTGAAAGGTAAAATGAAGTTAATTGTTCGTTTTGGCGAGGAATATAATAATGACAATGAAGAATTGTTGATTTTGCCACATGGAGAGTTTGAAGTGGATATTGCACAGTATATCTATGAAATGATAGTGTTGTCAGTGCCTCTAAGACGTGTTCATCCAGGAGTTAAAGATGGAAGTTTAAAAACGGAAGCTTTGACTAAATTGAATGAACTGATTGTAAAAGAAGAAAAAAAAGAGAATAAACAAGAAGAAAATATTGACCCGCGTTGGGACAAATTAAAGCAACTATTAACGGATAAATAA
- the rpmF gene encoding 50S ribosomal protein L32: MAHPKRKISKTRRDKRRTHYKATVAQIATCPITGEAHLYHRAYWHEGKMYYRGQVVIDKSVAVA; encoded by the coding sequence ATGGCGCATCCTAAGAGAAAAATCTCCAAAACAAGAAGAGATAAAAGAAGAACACATTACAAAGCTACTGTAGCTCAGATTGCTACTTGTCCTATTACAGGAGAAGCGCATTTATACCATAGAGCTTACTGGCACGAAGGTAAAATGTATTACAGAGGACAAGTTGTTATAGATAAATCTGTAGCTGTTGCTTAA
- a CDS encoding beta-ketoacyl-ACP synthase III, translating into MNTITAAITAVGAYVPDFVLTNKALETMVETNDEWITSRTGIKERRILKEENKGTSFLAIKAAQDLLAKANIDPLEIDLLIMATATPDMPVASTGVYVATEIGALNAFAYDLQAACSSFLFGMSTAAAYIQSGRYKKVLLIGADKMSSIVDYTDRSTCIIFGDGAGAVLFEPNYEGLGLQDEYLRSDGIGRDFLKIDAGGSLLPTSYETVRDNKHNIIQDGKTVFKYAVTNMADSSELILKRNNLTNEDVDWLVPHQANKRIIDATANRMNLEDSKVLMNIEKYGNTTSATLPLVLSDFEHLFKKGDTIILAAFGGGFTWGSIYLKWAYDKK; encoded by the coding sequence ATGAATACAATTACAGCCGCAATTACCGCTGTTGGAGCCTATGTTCCAGACTTTGTGTTAACAAACAAAGCCCTTGAGACCATGGTTGAAACCAATGACGAGTGGATAACCTCTCGCACCGGAATAAAAGAAAGAAGAATCCTCAAAGAGGAGAATAAAGGGACTTCTTTTTTAGCAATAAAAGCTGCCCAAGATTTACTGGCTAAAGCCAATATCGACCCTCTAGAAATAGACTTGTTGATCATGGCAACTGCAACACCAGATATGCCAGTTGCTTCAACAGGTGTGTATGTAGCAACCGAAATAGGAGCATTAAATGCTTTTGCTTACGATTTGCAAGCAGCGTGTTCTAGTTTCTTGTTTGGTATGTCAACTGCAGCAGCATATATACAGTCTGGAAGATATAAGAAAGTACTCTTAATTGGTGCTGATAAAATGTCTTCTATAGTAGATTATACGGATAGATCTACTTGTATCATTTTTGGTGATGGCGCAGGAGCAGTTTTGTTCGAGCCAAACTACGAAGGATTAGGATTGCAAGACGAATATTTACGCAGTGATGGAATCGGAAGAGATTTTTTAAAGATTGATGCCGGTGGTTCACTACTTCCTACCTCTTATGAGACGGTAAGAGACAATAAACACAATATCATTCAAGATGGAAAAACAGTATTTAAATATGCTGTAACTAATATGGCTGATTCAAGTGAATTAATTCTGAAAAGAAATAATTTGACAAATGAAGATGTAGATTGGTTAGTCCCTCATCAAGCCAATAAACGTATTATTGATGCAACTGCAAATAGAATGAATTTAGAAGATTCTAAAGTGCTGATGAATATTGAAAAATACGGAAACACAACTTCTGCGACTTTACCATTAGTCCTCAGCGATTTTGAACATTTATTCAAAAAAGGAGATACGATAATTTTAGCTGCTTTTGGAGGTGGATTCACTTGGGGATCTATCTACCTAAAATGGGCGTACGATAAAAAATAA
- the accB gene encoding acetyl-CoA carboxylase biotin carboxyl carrier protein, translating into MDLKEIQNLIKFVANSGVAEVKLEMDDVKITIRTTLEGNVTETTYVQQMPAQAALPQAVAPQQITPVVAVPVAPVAEDAHYITIKSPIIGTFYRKPSPDKPMFVEVGKTIAKGDVLCVIEAMKLFNEIESEVSGKIVKILVDDMSPVEFDQPLFLVDPS; encoded by the coding sequence ATGGATTTAAAAGAAATTCAAAATCTAATCAAGTTTGTAGCAAATTCAGGAGTTGCAGAAGTTAAATTAGAGATGGATGATGTGAAAATTACCATTAGAACAACTTTAGAAGGGAATGTAACTGAAACTACTTATGTTCAGCAAATGCCAGCTCAAGCGGCACTTCCTCAAGCAGTAGCGCCTCAACAAATCACTCCTGTTGTAGCAGTACCAGTGGCTCCAGTTGCAGAGGATGCACATTACATCACTATAAAATCTCCAATCATTGGAACTTTTTATAGAAAACCTTCTCCAGATAAACCAATGTTTGTTGAAGTAGGTAAAACAATTGCCAAAGGTGACGTACTTTGTGTAATTGAAGCCATGAAATTATTTAACGAAATTGAATCTGAAGTTTCTGGTAAAATTGTAAAAATATTGGTTGACGATATGTCACCAGTTGAGTTTGACCAACCTTTATTCTTAGTAGATCCATCTTAA